In Euphorbia lathyris chromosome 9, ddEupLath1.1, whole genome shotgun sequence, the following are encoded in one genomic region:
- the LOC136205703 gene encoding mitochondrial Rho GTPase 1-like yields MTKAATANPSCKTGVRHTGKSSLILTAAADTFPANVPPVLPPTMLPEDIYPDRVPVTIIDTSSRVEDSVKVAEELKRADAVVLTYACDKPETLDRLSAFWLPELRRFEVEDENQQVSLEQVMSPIMQQILEKLRLASNSAHKHIQKFLAASLVWKHICQQKRYSSDDCRMLPARTLFSDWR; encoded by the exons ATGACGAAAGCTGCAACTGCTAATCCCAGCTGTAAGACTGGAGTCCGCCACACTGGGAAGTCAAGCTTGATACTTACTGCTGCTGCTGACACTTTTCCTGCTAATGTTCCGCCAGTTCTTCCTCCCACTATGTTGCCTGAGGATATCTACCCTGACAGAGTTCCTGTGACTATCATCGATACCTCCTCTAG AGTAGAGGATTCTGTTAAAGTAGCTGAAGAATTGAAACGAGCTGATGCAGTGGTTCTTACTTATGCATGTGACAAGCCAGAGACTCTTGATCGATTGAGTGCCTTCTGGCTTCCGGAGCTTCGTCGATTTGAG GTGGAGGATGAGAACCAGCAAGTGAGCCTGGAGCAAGTGATGTCTCCAATAATGCAACAAATTTTAGAGAAATTGAGACTTGCATCGAATTCAGCGCATAAACATATTCAG AAATTTCTTGCTGCAAGTTTGGTCTGGAAGCACATTTGTCAACAAAAAAGATATTCTAGCGACGATTGCAGAATGTTGCCGGCGAGGACTCTCTTCTCAGACTGGAGGTGA
- the LOC136205718 gene encoding protein ALWAYS EARLY 2-like isoform X2, translating into MAPARKKSVNKRFLNEVPHEKEVRNSNKNKERVIGKRRLFDKLGPRWSDGELQRFYKAYRVHGVDLKKIAAEVPNRSVEMVQTLYRMNKVYLSLPEGTASVVGLIAMMTDHYSTLEVSDGERESYDVLEMSRKPHKSKQTKSKPSMSKGDLLQSRSVASSDAYLSLLKKGHFYGDQPRAVGKRTPRIPIPREHVSMKKGQTSENDANEEEVAHVAALALTEGLRRGGSPQVSHISRRRTEDIKSSPIRSLDIQASKPKSSHNKLYDASIYGEWTEGDCRKGASNGAQARDVSTLKYMEGFGTVEVHQKGKKFYGNKVKAEEIWNCQSDDGGEACSGTEGSKVSGIKRKDIEESNGEIDKTSLPAQKSRSGNKISGDEVSVLDGLQVLANISAMESESSVQLNEERTSLNMDDKSNVPEATSTSHHKDKIKLLGRKEKARSAINEVEHTSSRKPKLGRHMEVNAKSVSEVKPHPQSIVNNSNSNNSTLKRKRQFMMPKVANGEGAINSHHGKPLKAEVEEEEIISALKVKRICQSSAVSKQVKAVGVSEGNGDEKGCASEVVKSTAEVPISSDVCLPMRKTSRRKIGLKRALLSKEGSSYENILKNQDNRYSIGVQGTPLLKLQEKLSCSLSSPMVRRWCTFEWFYSAIDYPWFAKREFVEYLNHVGLGHMPTLTRVEWGVIRSSLGKPRRFSENFLREEREKLKLYRDSVRNHYTELRTGIRDDGLPTDLAKPLKVGQRVIAVHPRTRELKDGSVLTVDHDCCRVQFDCPEMGVEFVKDIDCMPLDPLCSMPESLRRRRLPKSIISNEVQVNENSNIGGCTTSRHLENSQTPTIQQIAHSQPSAAAQLQAKEVDIQAVPELNRASDMKNSYALPNLRKPGTNSKTALPPWLKPAPNCSSSDMLKPAANCSSSGMLKPAANCISSSTFLSSRDSLGFKESESTVVEIVRGSKQRAQTMVDAAVQAISSIKEGEDPFMKIGEALESIDNRRSTLEPKVQVIRSPEEGSHNHPFISSSFESQVCEPKSHDNGDKIEPAIPSEIITSCVSTLLMIQTCTERQFPPADVAQIIDLAVTSLHPSCTQNLPIYREIQMCMGRIKTQILALVPT; encoded by the exons ATGGCTCCAGCAAGGAAAAAAAGCGTGAATAAGCGGTTTCTGAATGAGGTCCCACACGAGAAAGAAGTTAGGaactcaaataaaaataaggaaCGGGTAATTGGG AAAAGGAGATTGTTCGATAAATTAGGACCTCGGTGGAGCGATGGGGAGCTTCAGCGATTCTACAAAGCATACCGGGTTCATGGGGTGGATTTAAAGAAG ATTGCTGCTGAAGTGCCTAATCGGTCTGTGGAAATGGTGCAGACTCTTTACAGGATGAATAAG GTATACTTATCATTGCCAGAGGGAACTGCTTCTGTAGTTGGCCTTATTGCCATGATGACCGACCATTATAGTACCCTG GAAGTGAGTGATGGTGAACGAGAAAGCTACGATGTGCTAGAAATGTCTCGGAAACCTCATAAAAGCAAGCAGACAAAATCCAAGCCGAGTATGTCCAAAGGAGATCTCCTGCAGTCTCGCTCAGTTGCATCATCTGATGCATACTTATCATTGTTGAAGAAAGGACACTTTTATG GTGATCAGCCTCGTGCAGTTGGGAAAAGGACACCTCGAATTCCTATTCCAAGAGAGCATGTTTCGATGAAGAAGGGTCAGACATCAGAGAATGATGCTAATGAAGAAGAAGTAGCTCATGTTGCTGCACTGGCATTAACTGAGGGATTAAGGAGAGGAGGCTCTCCCCAAGTTTCTCACATATCACGTAGAAGAACAGAAGACATCAAGTCATCACCGATTCGAAGCTTGGATATACAGGCATCTAAA CCAAAGTCTTCTCATAATAAACTTTATGATGCTTCCATTTATGGAGAATGGACGGAAGGTGACTGCAGAAAGGGTGCTAGCAACGGTGCCCAGGCGAGGGATGTAAGCACCTTGAAATATATGGAAGGTTTTGGTACGGTAGAAGTCcatcaaaaggggaagaagttCTATGGCAATAAAGTAAAGGCTGAAGAAATTTGGAATTGCCAGTCTGATGATGGTGGAGAAGCCTGTAGTGGCACTGAAGGATCCAAAGTGAGTGGTATTAAGAGAAAAGATATTGAAGAGTCTAATGGAGAAATTGACAAGACCTCTCTGCCTGCTCAAAAGAGTAGAAGTGGCAACAAAATTTCTGGAG ATGAAGTCTCTGTATTGGATGGCCTGCAGGTGTTGGCTAACATTTCTGCGATGGAATCTG AATCATCTGTCCAGTTGAATGAAGAAAGAACCTCCCTTAATATGGATGACAAATCTAACGTGCCTGAAGCTACATCCACCAGCCATCATAAAGACAAGATTAAGCTTCTAGGACGCAAAGAAAAAGCACGTAGTGCAATAAATGAAGTTGAGCATACTAGCTCAAGGAAACCCAAGCTGGGAAGACACATGGAAGTTAATGCTAAATCTGTCTCTGAAGTAAAGCCACATCCTCAGTCCATAGTTAATAATAGTAATAGTAATAACAGTACATTGAAAAGAAAACGCCAGTTCATGATGCCGAAG GTAGCAAATGGTGAAGGTGCCATCAATTCACATCACGGTAAACCATTGAAGGCTGAG GTGGAAGAAGAGGAGATTATATCTGCACTCAAAGTAAAACGAATATGCCAAAGTTCTGCTGTTTCAAAACAAGTGAAAGCAGTTGGAGTATCAGAGGGTAATGGTGATGAGAAAGGCTGTGCCAGCGAAGTAGTAAAATCAACAGCAGAAGTTCCCATTTCAAGCGATGTATGCTTGCCAATGAGAAAAACAAGCAGACGGAAGATAGGTCTAAAGAGGGCACTTCTATCTAAAGAGGGAAGTTCTTATGAGAACATCCTCAAAAATCAGGATAATAGATATTCCATTGGGGTGCAAGGCACTCCACTCCTTAAG TTACAGGAAAAGCTTTCTTGCAGTCTCTCATCTCCTATGGTTCGTAGATGGTGTACATTTGAGTGGTTCTACAGTGCAATTGACTACCCTTGGTTTGCTAAAAGGGAGTTTGTGGAATACTTGAATCATGTTGGACTTGGGCACATGCCAACACTAACTCGTGTAGAATGGGGCGTCATAAGAAg TTCCCTAGGCAAGCCTCGAAGATTTTCTGAAAATTTTTTACGCGAAGAAAGGGAGAAACTTAAACTGTACAGGGATTCCGTGAGAAATCATTATACGGAGCTTCGTACTGGTATCAGGGACGATGGACTTCCAACAGATTTAGCTAAACCTTTAAAAGTTGGACAACGCGTAATCGCTGTGCATCCTAGAACAAGAGAACTTAAGGATGGAAGTGTTCTTACAGTTGATCATGACTGTTGCAGGGTTCAATTTGACTGCCCTGAGATGGGAGTGGAATTTGTCAAG GATATAGACTGCATGCCTTTAGATCCTTTATGTAGCATGCCAGAATCTCTTAGGAGAAGAAGATTGCCAAAATCCATTATATCTAATGAAGTGCAAGTGAATGAGAATTCAAATATTGGAGGGTGCACTACTTCCAGGCACTTGGAGAACTCACAGACTCCCACAATTCAGCAAATAGCCCATAGTCAACCCTCTGCAGCAGCACAGCTTCAGGCAAAAGAAGTTGATATACAAGCAGTTCCGGAGCTGAATCGTGCTTCTGATATGAAG AACTCTTATGctttgccaaatttgagaaAACCTGGTACGAATAGTAAAACTGCCTTGCCTCCTTGGCTGAAGCCTGCACCCAACTGCAGCTCCTCTGATATGCTGAAGCCTGCAGCCAACTGCAGCTCCTCTGGTATGCTGAAGCCTGCAGCCAATTGCATCTCCTCTAGTACTTTCCTGAGCTCTCGTGATagcttgggttttaaagaatcAGAATCTACTGTAGTTGAAATTGTTAGAGGCTCAAAACAGAGGGCACAAACAATGGTAGATGCAGCTGTTCAG GCAATTTCATCAATAAAAGAAGGGGAAGATCCTTTCATGAAGATCGGAGAGGCTTTGGAATCTATCGATAATAGACGATCAACATTAGAGCCGAAGGTACAAGTAATCAGGTCCCCGGAAGAGGGTAGCCACAACCACCCATTTATTTCTAGCTCATTCGAGTCGCAGGTGTGCGAACCAAAATCACATGATAACGGTGACAAAATTGAGCCTGCAATCCCTTCAGAAATTATAACATCATGTGTTTCTACTTTGCTCATGATACAG ACATGCACGGAACGGCAATTTCCCCCAGCTGATGTGGCTCAGATAATCGATTTGGCTGTTACGAGCTTGCATCCTTCCTGTACCCAAAATCTGCCGATATATAGAGAGATTCAAATGTGCATGGGCAGAATCAAGACACAGATCTTAGCTTTAGTACCGACCTAA
- the LOC136205718 gene encoding protein ALWAYS EARLY 2-like isoform X3: protein MAPARKKSVNKRFLNEVPHEKEVRNSNKNKERVIGKRRLFDKLGPRWSDGELQRFYKAYRVHGVDLKKIAAEVPNRSVEMVQTLYRMNKVYLSLPEGTASVVGLIAMMTDHYSTLEVSDGERESYDVLEMSRKPHKSKQTKSKPSMSKGDLLQSRSVASSDAYLSLLKKGHFYGDQPRAVGKRTPRIPIPREHVSMKKGQTSENDANEEEVAHVAALALTEGLRRGGSPQVSHISRRRTEDIKSSPIRSLDIQASKPKSSHNKLYDASIYGEWTEGDCRKGASNGAQARDVSTLKYMEGFGTVEVHQKGKKFYGNKVKAEEIWNCQSDDGGEACSGTEGSKVSGIKRKDIEESNSGNKISGDEVSVLDGLQVLANISAMESESSVQLNEERTSLNMDDKSNVPEATSTSHHKDKIKLLGRKEKARSAINEVEHTSSRKPKLGRHMEVNAKSVSEVKPHPQSIVNNSNSNNSTLKRKRQFMMPKVANGEGAINSHHGKPLKAEVEEEEIISALKVKRICQSSAVSKQVKAVGVSEGNGDEKGCASEVVKSTAEVPISSDVCLPMRKTSRRKIGLKRALLSKEGSSYENILKNQDNRYSIGVQGTPLLKVSPIFKLQEKLSCSLSSPMVRRWCTFEWFYSAIDYPWFAKREFVEYLNHVGLGHMPTLTRVEWGVIRSSLGKPRRFSENFLREEREKLKLYRDSVRNHYTELRTGIRDDGLPTDLAKPLKVGQRVIAVHPRTRELKDGSVLTVDHDCCRVQFDCPEMGVEFVKDIDCMPLDPLCSMPESLRRRRLPKSIISNEVQVNENSNIGGCTTSRHLENSQTPTIQQIAHSQPSAAAQLQAKEVDIQAVPELNRASDMKNSYALPNLRKPGTNSKTALPPWLKPAPNCSSSDMLKPAANCSSSGMLKPAANCISSSTFLSSRDSLGFKESESTVVEIVRGSKQRAQTMVDAAVQAISSIKEGEDPFMKIGEALESIDNRRSTLEPKVQVIRSPEEGSHNHPFISSSFESQVCEPKSHDNGDKIEPAIPSEIITSCVSTLLMIQTCTERQFPPADVAQIIDLAVTSLHPSCTQNLPIYREIQMCMGRIKTQILALVPT from the exons ATGGCTCCAGCAAGGAAAAAAAGCGTGAATAAGCGGTTTCTGAATGAGGTCCCACACGAGAAAGAAGTTAGGaactcaaataaaaataaggaaCGGGTAATTGGG AAAAGGAGATTGTTCGATAAATTAGGACCTCGGTGGAGCGATGGGGAGCTTCAGCGATTCTACAAAGCATACCGGGTTCATGGGGTGGATTTAAAGAAG ATTGCTGCTGAAGTGCCTAATCGGTCTGTGGAAATGGTGCAGACTCTTTACAGGATGAATAAG GTATACTTATCATTGCCAGAGGGAACTGCTTCTGTAGTTGGCCTTATTGCCATGATGACCGACCATTATAGTACCCTG GAAGTGAGTGATGGTGAACGAGAAAGCTACGATGTGCTAGAAATGTCTCGGAAACCTCATAAAAGCAAGCAGACAAAATCCAAGCCGAGTATGTCCAAAGGAGATCTCCTGCAGTCTCGCTCAGTTGCATCATCTGATGCATACTTATCATTGTTGAAGAAAGGACACTTTTATG GTGATCAGCCTCGTGCAGTTGGGAAAAGGACACCTCGAATTCCTATTCCAAGAGAGCATGTTTCGATGAAGAAGGGTCAGACATCAGAGAATGATGCTAATGAAGAAGAAGTAGCTCATGTTGCTGCACTGGCATTAACTGAGGGATTAAGGAGAGGAGGCTCTCCCCAAGTTTCTCACATATCACGTAGAAGAACAGAAGACATCAAGTCATCACCGATTCGAAGCTTGGATATACAGGCATCTAAA CCAAAGTCTTCTCATAATAAACTTTATGATGCTTCCATTTATGGAGAATGGACGGAAGGTGACTGCAGAAAGGGTGCTAGCAACGGTGCCCAGGCGAGGGATGTAAGCACCTTGAAATATATGGAAGGTTTTGGTACGGTAGAAGTCcatcaaaaggggaagaagttCTATGGCAATAAAGTAAAGGCTGAAGAAATTTGGAATTGCCAGTCTGATGATGGTGGAGAAGCCTGTAGTGGCACTGAAGGATCCAAAGTGAGTGGTATTAAGAGAAAAGATATTGAAGAGTCTAAT AGTGGCAACAAAATTTCTGGAG ATGAAGTCTCTGTATTGGATGGCCTGCAGGTGTTGGCTAACATTTCTGCGATGGAATCTG AATCATCTGTCCAGTTGAATGAAGAAAGAACCTCCCTTAATATGGATGACAAATCTAACGTGCCTGAAGCTACATCCACCAGCCATCATAAAGACAAGATTAAGCTTCTAGGACGCAAAGAAAAAGCACGTAGTGCAATAAATGAAGTTGAGCATACTAGCTCAAGGAAACCCAAGCTGGGAAGACACATGGAAGTTAATGCTAAATCTGTCTCTGAAGTAAAGCCACATCCTCAGTCCATAGTTAATAATAGTAATAGTAATAACAGTACATTGAAAAGAAAACGCCAGTTCATGATGCCGAAG GTAGCAAATGGTGAAGGTGCCATCAATTCACATCACGGTAAACCATTGAAGGCTGAG GTGGAAGAAGAGGAGATTATATCTGCACTCAAAGTAAAACGAATATGCCAAAGTTCTGCTGTTTCAAAACAAGTGAAAGCAGTTGGAGTATCAGAGGGTAATGGTGATGAGAAAGGCTGTGCCAGCGAAGTAGTAAAATCAACAGCAGAAGTTCCCATTTCAAGCGATGTATGCTTGCCAATGAGAAAAACAAGCAGACGGAAGATAGGTCTAAAGAGGGCACTTCTATCTAAAGAGGGAAGTTCTTATGAGAACATCCTCAAAAATCAGGATAATAGATATTCCATTGGGGTGCAAGGCACTCCACTCCTTAAG GTTTCTCCCATTTTTAAGTTACAGGAAAAGCTTTCTTGCAGTCTCTCATCTCCTATGGTTCGTAGATGGTGTACATTTGAGTGGTTCTACAGTGCAATTGACTACCCTTGGTTTGCTAAAAGGGAGTTTGTGGAATACTTGAATCATGTTGGACTTGGGCACATGCCAACACTAACTCGTGTAGAATGGGGCGTCATAAGAAg TTCCCTAGGCAAGCCTCGAAGATTTTCTGAAAATTTTTTACGCGAAGAAAGGGAGAAACTTAAACTGTACAGGGATTCCGTGAGAAATCATTATACGGAGCTTCGTACTGGTATCAGGGACGATGGACTTCCAACAGATTTAGCTAAACCTTTAAAAGTTGGACAACGCGTAATCGCTGTGCATCCTAGAACAAGAGAACTTAAGGATGGAAGTGTTCTTACAGTTGATCATGACTGTTGCAGGGTTCAATTTGACTGCCCTGAGATGGGAGTGGAATTTGTCAAG GATATAGACTGCATGCCTTTAGATCCTTTATGTAGCATGCCAGAATCTCTTAGGAGAAGAAGATTGCCAAAATCCATTATATCTAATGAAGTGCAAGTGAATGAGAATTCAAATATTGGAGGGTGCACTACTTCCAGGCACTTGGAGAACTCACAGACTCCCACAATTCAGCAAATAGCCCATAGTCAACCCTCTGCAGCAGCACAGCTTCAGGCAAAAGAAGTTGATATACAAGCAGTTCCGGAGCTGAATCGTGCTTCTGATATGAAG AACTCTTATGctttgccaaatttgagaaAACCTGGTACGAATAGTAAAACTGCCTTGCCTCCTTGGCTGAAGCCTGCACCCAACTGCAGCTCCTCTGATATGCTGAAGCCTGCAGCCAACTGCAGCTCCTCTGGTATGCTGAAGCCTGCAGCCAATTGCATCTCCTCTAGTACTTTCCTGAGCTCTCGTGATagcttgggttttaaagaatcAGAATCTACTGTAGTTGAAATTGTTAGAGGCTCAAAACAGAGGGCACAAACAATGGTAGATGCAGCTGTTCAG GCAATTTCATCAATAAAAGAAGGGGAAGATCCTTTCATGAAGATCGGAGAGGCTTTGGAATCTATCGATAATAGACGATCAACATTAGAGCCGAAGGTACAAGTAATCAGGTCCCCGGAAGAGGGTAGCCACAACCACCCATTTATTTCTAGCTCATTCGAGTCGCAGGTGTGCGAACCAAAATCACATGATAACGGTGACAAAATTGAGCCTGCAATCCCTTCAGAAATTATAACATCATGTGTTTCTACTTTGCTCATGATACAG ACATGCACGGAACGGCAATTTCCCCCAGCTGATGTGGCTCAGATAATCGATTTGGCTGTTACGAGCTTGCATCCTTCCTGTACCCAAAATCTGCCGATATATAGAGAGATTCAAATGTGCATGGGCAGAATCAAGACACAGATCTTAGCTTTAGTACCGACCTAA
- the LOC136205718 gene encoding protein ALWAYS EARLY 2-like isoform X1, which translates to MAPARKKSVNKRFLNEVPHEKEVRNSNKNKERVIGKRRLFDKLGPRWSDGELQRFYKAYRVHGVDLKKIAAEVPNRSVEMVQTLYRMNKVYLSLPEGTASVVGLIAMMTDHYSTLEVSDGERESYDVLEMSRKPHKSKQTKSKPSMSKGDLLQSRSVASSDAYLSLLKKGHFYGDQPRAVGKRTPRIPIPREHVSMKKGQTSENDANEEEVAHVAALALTEGLRRGGSPQVSHISRRRTEDIKSSPIRSLDIQASKPKSSHNKLYDASIYGEWTEGDCRKGASNGAQARDVSTLKYMEGFGTVEVHQKGKKFYGNKVKAEEIWNCQSDDGGEACSGTEGSKVSGIKRKDIEESNGEIDKTSLPAQKSRSGNKISGDEVSVLDGLQVLANISAMESESSVQLNEERTSLNMDDKSNVPEATSTSHHKDKIKLLGRKEKARSAINEVEHTSSRKPKLGRHMEVNAKSVSEVKPHPQSIVNNSNSNNSTLKRKRQFMMPKVANGEGAINSHHGKPLKAEVEEEEIISALKVKRICQSSAVSKQVKAVGVSEGNGDEKGCASEVVKSTAEVPISSDVCLPMRKTSRRKIGLKRALLSKEGSSYENILKNQDNRYSIGVQGTPLLKVSPIFKLQEKLSCSLSSPMVRRWCTFEWFYSAIDYPWFAKREFVEYLNHVGLGHMPTLTRVEWGVIRSSLGKPRRFSENFLREEREKLKLYRDSVRNHYTELRTGIRDDGLPTDLAKPLKVGQRVIAVHPRTRELKDGSVLTVDHDCCRVQFDCPEMGVEFVKDIDCMPLDPLCSMPESLRRRRLPKSIISNEVQVNENSNIGGCTTSRHLENSQTPTIQQIAHSQPSAAAQLQAKEVDIQAVPELNRASDMKNSYALPNLRKPGTNSKTALPPWLKPAPNCSSSDMLKPAANCSSSGMLKPAANCISSSTFLSSRDSLGFKESESTVVEIVRGSKQRAQTMVDAAVQAISSIKEGEDPFMKIGEALESIDNRRSTLEPKVQVIRSPEEGSHNHPFISSSFESQVCEPKSHDNGDKIEPAIPSEIITSCVSTLLMIQTCTERQFPPADVAQIIDLAVTSLHPSCTQNLPIYREIQMCMGRIKTQILALVPT; encoded by the exons ATGGCTCCAGCAAGGAAAAAAAGCGTGAATAAGCGGTTTCTGAATGAGGTCCCACACGAGAAAGAAGTTAGGaactcaaataaaaataaggaaCGGGTAATTGGG AAAAGGAGATTGTTCGATAAATTAGGACCTCGGTGGAGCGATGGGGAGCTTCAGCGATTCTACAAAGCATACCGGGTTCATGGGGTGGATTTAAAGAAG ATTGCTGCTGAAGTGCCTAATCGGTCTGTGGAAATGGTGCAGACTCTTTACAGGATGAATAAG GTATACTTATCATTGCCAGAGGGAACTGCTTCTGTAGTTGGCCTTATTGCCATGATGACCGACCATTATAGTACCCTG GAAGTGAGTGATGGTGAACGAGAAAGCTACGATGTGCTAGAAATGTCTCGGAAACCTCATAAAAGCAAGCAGACAAAATCCAAGCCGAGTATGTCCAAAGGAGATCTCCTGCAGTCTCGCTCAGTTGCATCATCTGATGCATACTTATCATTGTTGAAGAAAGGACACTTTTATG GTGATCAGCCTCGTGCAGTTGGGAAAAGGACACCTCGAATTCCTATTCCAAGAGAGCATGTTTCGATGAAGAAGGGTCAGACATCAGAGAATGATGCTAATGAAGAAGAAGTAGCTCATGTTGCTGCACTGGCATTAACTGAGGGATTAAGGAGAGGAGGCTCTCCCCAAGTTTCTCACATATCACGTAGAAGAACAGAAGACATCAAGTCATCACCGATTCGAAGCTTGGATATACAGGCATCTAAA CCAAAGTCTTCTCATAATAAACTTTATGATGCTTCCATTTATGGAGAATGGACGGAAGGTGACTGCAGAAAGGGTGCTAGCAACGGTGCCCAGGCGAGGGATGTAAGCACCTTGAAATATATGGAAGGTTTTGGTACGGTAGAAGTCcatcaaaaggggaagaagttCTATGGCAATAAAGTAAAGGCTGAAGAAATTTGGAATTGCCAGTCTGATGATGGTGGAGAAGCCTGTAGTGGCACTGAAGGATCCAAAGTGAGTGGTATTAAGAGAAAAGATATTGAAGAGTCTAATGGAGAAATTGACAAGACCTCTCTGCCTGCTCAAAAGAGTAGAAGTGGCAACAAAATTTCTGGAG ATGAAGTCTCTGTATTGGATGGCCTGCAGGTGTTGGCTAACATTTCTGCGATGGAATCTG AATCATCTGTCCAGTTGAATGAAGAAAGAACCTCCCTTAATATGGATGACAAATCTAACGTGCCTGAAGCTACATCCACCAGCCATCATAAAGACAAGATTAAGCTTCTAGGACGCAAAGAAAAAGCACGTAGTGCAATAAATGAAGTTGAGCATACTAGCTCAAGGAAACCCAAGCTGGGAAGACACATGGAAGTTAATGCTAAATCTGTCTCTGAAGTAAAGCCACATCCTCAGTCCATAGTTAATAATAGTAATAGTAATAACAGTACATTGAAAAGAAAACGCCAGTTCATGATGCCGAAG GTAGCAAATGGTGAAGGTGCCATCAATTCACATCACGGTAAACCATTGAAGGCTGAG GTGGAAGAAGAGGAGATTATATCTGCACTCAAAGTAAAACGAATATGCCAAAGTTCTGCTGTTTCAAAACAAGTGAAAGCAGTTGGAGTATCAGAGGGTAATGGTGATGAGAAAGGCTGTGCCAGCGAAGTAGTAAAATCAACAGCAGAAGTTCCCATTTCAAGCGATGTATGCTTGCCAATGAGAAAAACAAGCAGACGGAAGATAGGTCTAAAGAGGGCACTTCTATCTAAAGAGGGAAGTTCTTATGAGAACATCCTCAAAAATCAGGATAATAGATATTCCATTGGGGTGCAAGGCACTCCACTCCTTAAG GTTTCTCCCATTTTTAAGTTACAGGAAAAGCTTTCTTGCAGTCTCTCATCTCCTATGGTTCGTAGATGGTGTACATTTGAGTGGTTCTACAGTGCAATTGACTACCCTTGGTTTGCTAAAAGGGAGTTTGTGGAATACTTGAATCATGTTGGACTTGGGCACATGCCAACACTAACTCGTGTAGAATGGGGCGTCATAAGAAg TTCCCTAGGCAAGCCTCGAAGATTTTCTGAAAATTTTTTACGCGAAGAAAGGGAGAAACTTAAACTGTACAGGGATTCCGTGAGAAATCATTATACGGAGCTTCGTACTGGTATCAGGGACGATGGACTTCCAACAGATTTAGCTAAACCTTTAAAAGTTGGACAACGCGTAATCGCTGTGCATCCTAGAACAAGAGAACTTAAGGATGGAAGTGTTCTTACAGTTGATCATGACTGTTGCAGGGTTCAATTTGACTGCCCTGAGATGGGAGTGGAATTTGTCAAG GATATAGACTGCATGCCTTTAGATCCTTTATGTAGCATGCCAGAATCTCTTAGGAGAAGAAGATTGCCAAAATCCATTATATCTAATGAAGTGCAAGTGAATGAGAATTCAAATATTGGAGGGTGCACTACTTCCAGGCACTTGGAGAACTCACAGACTCCCACAATTCAGCAAATAGCCCATAGTCAACCCTCTGCAGCAGCACAGCTTCAGGCAAAAGAAGTTGATATACAAGCAGTTCCGGAGCTGAATCGTGCTTCTGATATGAAG AACTCTTATGctttgccaaatttgagaaAACCTGGTACGAATAGTAAAACTGCCTTGCCTCCTTGGCTGAAGCCTGCACCCAACTGCAGCTCCTCTGATATGCTGAAGCCTGCAGCCAACTGCAGCTCCTCTGGTATGCTGAAGCCTGCAGCCAATTGCATCTCCTCTAGTACTTTCCTGAGCTCTCGTGATagcttgggttttaaagaatcAGAATCTACTGTAGTTGAAATTGTTAGAGGCTCAAAACAGAGGGCACAAACAATGGTAGATGCAGCTGTTCAG GCAATTTCATCAATAAAAGAAGGGGAAGATCCTTTCATGAAGATCGGAGAGGCTTTGGAATCTATCGATAATAGACGATCAACATTAGAGCCGAAGGTACAAGTAATCAGGTCCCCGGAAGAGGGTAGCCACAACCACCCATTTATTTCTAGCTCATTCGAGTCGCAGGTGTGCGAACCAAAATCACATGATAACGGTGACAAAATTGAGCCTGCAATCCCTTCAGAAATTATAACATCATGTGTTTCTACTTTGCTCATGATACAG ACATGCACGGAACGGCAATTTCCCCCAGCTGATGTGGCTCAGATAATCGATTTGGCTGTTACGAGCTTGCATCCTTCCTGTACCCAAAATCTGCCGATATATAGAGAGATTCAAATGTGCATGGGCAGAATCAAGACACAGATCTTAGCTTTAGTACCGACCTAA